Proteins found in one Microbacterium sp. SSM24 genomic segment:
- a CDS encoding DMT family transporter: protein MQRFDGRAWVLFAIMALVWGIPYLFIKVAVDSYSPAAVVAGRTLIGAILLLPFALRQKSLRPAFSKIGWVLAFGAIEMAGPFLLLGHAEQTLPSGLTGLLVATVPLFAALIAFTGGDRSVLKPARAIGLVVGFAGVAVIVAGPGLAIEGGGGLLAVGEVLLVAVCYAIAPFIVAHKLTDVPALGTITLSLFAVGIFYLPIGLLTQHEVPTVDSTVALVLLGVVCTAVAFIVFFALIKRVGPVRAPLFTYVNPVVAIVLGTIILGESLTLGLLVGFPLVILGCWLAATGGTLRAREPDLLAPSASDPEREKDAELPPVAPG, encoded by the coding sequence GTGCAGAGGTTCGACGGCCGGGCGTGGGTTCTGTTCGCGATCATGGCGCTGGTCTGGGGCATCCCGTATCTCTTCATCAAGGTCGCGGTCGACTCCTACTCGCCCGCTGCGGTAGTCGCCGGCCGCACGCTCATCGGCGCCATCCTTCTCCTGCCCTTCGCGCTGCGGCAGAAGTCGCTCAGGCCGGCGTTCTCGAAGATCGGGTGGGTGCTGGCGTTCGGCGCCATCGAGATGGCCGGGCCCTTCCTGCTGCTGGGGCATGCCGAGCAGACGCTGCCGTCCGGTCTCACCGGGCTCCTCGTCGCCACCGTTCCCCTCTTCGCCGCGCTGATCGCGTTCACCGGCGGCGATCGCTCCGTGCTGAAGCCCGCCCGCGCGATCGGGCTCGTGGTCGGCTTCGCCGGCGTCGCGGTCATCGTCGCGGGGCCGGGACTCGCGATCGAGGGCGGCGGCGGTCTCCTGGCGGTGGGCGAGGTGCTGCTCGTCGCCGTCTGCTACGCGATCGCGCCGTTCATCGTCGCGCACAAGCTCACAGACGTCCCCGCGCTCGGCACGATCACCCTCTCGCTCTTCGCCGTCGGCATCTTCTATCTGCCGATCGGCCTGCTCACGCAGCACGAGGTGCCCACCGTCGACAGCACGGTCGCGCTCGTGCTGCTCGGCGTCGTGTGCACCGCGGTCGCCTTCATCGTGTTCTTCGCGCTCATCAAGCGGGTCGGTCCGGTCCGGGCCCCGCTGTTCACCTACGTCAATCCCGTGGTCGCGATCGTCCTCGGCACGATCATCCTCGGCGAGTCGCTCACCCTCGGGCTGCTGGTCGGGTTCCCGCTCGTGATCCTCGGCTGCTGGCTCGCCGCCACCGGCGGCACGCTCCGCGCGCGTGAACCCGATCTGCTCGCCCCGTCCGCATCCGATCCGGAGCGCGAGAAAGACGCCGAGCTTCCACCGGTCGCTCCCGGCTGA
- the recR gene encoding recombination mediator RecR, translating into MYDGIVQDLIDEFGRLPGIGPKSAQRITFHILQTPNFDVSHLAELLADVRDKVRFCEVCGNVSEQDRCSICRDPRRNPSLICVVEDAKDVAAIERTREFRGLYHVLGGAISPIAGIGPDDLRITQLMQRLADGTVQEVILATNPNLEGEATATYLSRLLHTLEIAVTRLASGLPVGGDLEYADEVTLGRAFEGRRSV; encoded by the coding sequence ATGTACGACGGCATCGTTCAAGACCTGATCGACGAGTTCGGGCGGCTTCCGGGCATCGGTCCGAAGTCCGCGCAGCGCATCACTTTCCACATCCTGCAGACGCCCAACTTCGACGTCTCCCACCTCGCCGAACTCCTCGCCGACGTGCGCGACAAGGTGCGCTTCTGCGAGGTGTGCGGGAACGTCTCGGAGCAGGACCGCTGCTCGATCTGCCGGGATCCGCGCCGAAATCCGAGCCTCATCTGCGTGGTCGAGGATGCGAAGGATGTCGCGGCGATCGAACGCACGCGCGAGTTCCGCGGGCTCTACCACGTGCTCGGCGGCGCGATCAGTCCCATCGCCGGCATCGGACCCGACGACCTGCGCATCACGCAGCTGATGCAGCGCCTCGCGGACGGCACCGTCCAGGAGGTGATCCTCGCGACCAACCCGAATCTCGAGGGCGAGGCGACGGCGACCTATCTCAGCCGGCTTCTCCACACGCTCGAGATCGCGGTCACGCGCCTCGCATCCGGACTCCCGGTCGGAGGCGATCTCGAGTACGCCGACGAGGTCACGCTCGGTCGCGCCTTCGAGGGCCGGCGCTCGGTCTGA
- a CDS encoding DNA polymerase III subunit gamma and tau, translating to MTTALYRRYRPESFGEMIGQSQVTEPLMTALRGDRVGHAYLFSGPRGCGKTTSARILARCLNCAQGPTDTPCGTCDSCVELGRGGGGSLDVVEIDAASHNGVDDARDLRERAVFAPARDRFKIFILDEAHMVTPQGFNALLKLVEEPPDHVKFIFATTEPEKVIGTIRSRTHHYPFRLVPPAAMLEYVQSLCEQEGVEVEAGVLPLVVRAGGGSPRDTLSLLDQLIAGSEEGRVRYERAVALLGYTHAELLDEVVDAFAARDASAAFTAIDRVVQTGQDPRRFVDDLLERLRDLIVVSATGQGAAAVLRGVSAEDLMRMQRQADAFGTARLSVIADLVIATLDDMTGATSPRLQLELMVARVMARGADAASPAAPVERAAAPVERAAAVVERGPAPAASRPAAPAAAAAPASAAPAAVEVPTPEPVTPPAPEPVSAQREPEPVATEPEPAPVVAASEPSGPVTAQRMRDAWPEVLAKLEDISRTSWLLASNAEVTGLDDDVLTLSFASQADVAKFKQRAAGGGPSEDLRQAIVAVLGIRVKYLAKHDGPAGPPSAPAPSAPPSASARPAPTRASAPAAAAPVTEWAVAPIPTDADAPPLDPGPAGLSLGQFAVDDEPEDAARARVATLAPTREGDVLRAADVEPSIEPVDDDDDDTADAAADAPVPPVVAPPLPPVASMRNDGVQRYGEAVVRQVLGATFVREEPYEPPTRFN from the coding sequence GTGACCACCGCCCTCTACCGCCGCTACCGGCCCGAGTCGTTCGGCGAGATGATCGGCCAGTCGCAGGTCACCGAACCGCTCATGACGGCTCTGCGCGGCGACCGCGTCGGCCATGCGTATCTGTTCTCGGGCCCGCGCGGTTGCGGCAAGACGACTTCGGCGCGCATCCTCGCGCGCTGCCTCAACTGCGCGCAAGGGCCGACAGACACTCCCTGCGGCACGTGTGACAGCTGCGTCGAGCTCGGGCGCGGGGGTGGGGGCTCGCTCGACGTCGTCGAGATCGACGCGGCGAGTCACAACGGCGTCGACGACGCACGCGATCTGCGTGAGCGGGCGGTGTTCGCCCCGGCGCGCGACCGCTTCAAGATCTTCATCCTCGACGAGGCGCACATGGTCACGCCGCAGGGCTTCAACGCCCTGCTCAAGCTGGTCGAAGAGCCTCCCGACCATGTGAAGTTCATCTTCGCCACCACCGAGCCCGAGAAGGTCATCGGCACGATCCGCTCCCGCACGCACCACTACCCGTTCCGGCTGGTGCCGCCCGCGGCCATGCTCGAGTACGTGCAGTCGCTGTGCGAGCAGGAGGGCGTCGAGGTCGAGGCCGGAGTGCTCCCCCTCGTCGTGCGTGCCGGCGGCGGCTCGCCGCGAGACACCCTCTCGCTGCTCGACCAGCTCATCGCAGGGTCCGAAGAGGGCAGAGTGCGCTACGAGCGCGCGGTCGCGCTCCTGGGCTACACGCATGCCGAGCTGCTCGACGAGGTGGTCGACGCGTTCGCCGCACGCGACGCCTCTGCGGCCTTCACGGCGATCGATCGGGTCGTGCAGACCGGGCAGGACCCCCGCCGCTTCGTCGACGACCTCCTCGAGCGACTGCGCGACCTCATCGTCGTGTCGGCGACCGGGCAGGGCGCGGCGGCCGTGCTGCGCGGCGTCTCGGCCGAAGACCTCATGCGCATGCAGCGTCAAGCCGACGCGTTCGGCACAGCGCGCCTGTCCGTCATCGCCGACCTCGTGATCGCGACGCTCGATGACATGACCGGCGCCACCTCGCCCCGCCTTCAGCTCGAGCTGATGGTCGCCCGTGTGATGGCGAGGGGAGCGGATGCCGCGTCCCCGGCCGCGCCGGTCGAGCGCGCCGCCGCGCCGGTCGAGCGCGCCGCCGCCGTGGTCGAACGCGGACCGGCGCCGGCTGCCTCCCGACCGGCTGCCCCGGCTGCCGCGGCTGCACCCGCCTCTGCCGCACCGGCCGCCGTCGAGGTGCCCACGCCCGAGCCGGTCACGCCGCCTGCGCCGGAGCCCGTGTCCGCGCAGCGCGAGCCCGAGCCCGTCGCCACCGAGCCCGAGCCCGCACCAGTCGTCGCAGCATCCGAGCCGTCCGGCCCTGTCACGGCACAGCGCATGCGCGATGCGTGGCCCGAGGTGCTCGCGAAGCTCGAAGACATCAGTCGCACGTCGTGGCTTCTCGCCTCGAACGCCGAGGTCACCGGTCTCGACGACGACGTGCTCACGCTGTCTTTCGCGAGCCAGGCCGACGTCGCCAAGTTCAAGCAGCGCGCGGCCGGCGGCGGTCCGAGCGAAGACCTCCGACAGGCGATCGTAGCCGTGCTCGGCATCCGCGTGAAGTATCTCGCGAAGCACGACGGCCCGGCGGGGCCGCCCAGCGCCCCCGCTCCGTCGGCACCACCGTCGGCATCCGCTCGTCCGGCCCCGACCCGCGCGTCCGCGCCGGCCGCTGCCGCGCCGGTGACCGAGTGGGCGGTCGCGCCGATTCCGACCGATGCCGACGCGCCGCCGCTCGATCCCGGTCCGGCCGGGCTCTCGCTCGGGCAGTTCGCCGTCGACGATGAGCCCGAAGACGCCGCGCGAGCGCGCGTCGCGACGCTCGCGCCGACCCGCGAGGGCGACGTGCTGCGCGCGGCCGACGTCGAGCCTTCGATCGAGCCCGTCGACGACGACGATGACGACACGGCGGATGCCGCTGCCGATGCCCCGGTGCCACCCGTGGTCGCGCCGCCGCTGCCTCCGGTGGCGTCGATGCGCAACGACGGCGTGCAGCGTTACGGCGAGGCGGTCGTGCGCCAGGTGCTCGGCGCCACATTCGTGCGGGAAGAGCCCTACGAACCGCCGACGAGGTTCAACTAG
- a CDS encoding glycoside hydrolase family 65 protein, whose protein sequence is MIDRDRFPVDPWRLVETEFDLEDVGVTETLFAVGNGYLGMRGNHPEGRHAQEHGTFVNGFHETFPIRHAEQAYGFAEVGQTIINAPDAKVMRVYVDDEPLSLDLADVREYERVLDMRDGVLRRHILWVTPSGKDVRIDFERMVSFEEKHLAVMTVDVTVLNADAPVTINCQMLNRQDGEDVYGGMPASPKRAGFDPRKTEKLHERVLEPQEYWQDGDRSALSYRAAESGMTIAVVADHAIETDNEYDSRYLCEQDIAKNVFRVQAKAGVPTRVTKIVSYHTSRGVPAREIVDRGRRALDRARGLGVPALFAAQRAWLDGFWERSDVRIGGHDDLQQATRWCLFQLAQASARADGQGVPAKGMTGSGYSGHYFWDTEIYVLPFLAYTTPLWARNALRMRYLMLPAARKRAYQLNEHGALFPWRTINGEEASAYYAAGTAQYHINADVSFALAKYVRSTGDVEFLHREGVDIAVETARLWATLGFWRQVDGAGEETFHIHGVTGPDEYTTVVNDNLFTNVMARFNLRFAARTVREMAELDGEDYRKMVDRLGLDPAEPEGWERAAEAMHIPFSSALGIHPQDHVFLEREIWDLENTPADKHPLLLHFHPLVIYRYQVLKQADVVLALFLQGNHFSDEDKLADFEYYDPLTTGDSTLSAVVQSILAAEVGYQDLALEYFRQSIFVDLADLHHNASDGVHVASAGGVWTALVSGFGGMRDHFGELSFDPRLPADWPELGFVLHWHGTRLQITITREELRVAASDGDPVGFSVRGTGYVVGAGEEVVVPLRGQGPVIAGRPTLRQLTDVQREDGSYLSASVPTVTSSIPIIVGVADLEHGADAL, encoded by the coding sequence ATGATCGATCGCGATCGCTTCCCCGTCGACCCGTGGCGTCTGGTCGAGACCGAGTTCGATCTCGAGGATGTCGGCGTCACCGAGACGCTGTTCGCCGTGGGCAACGGCTACCTCGGAATGCGGGGCAATCATCCCGAGGGCCGTCACGCGCAGGAGCACGGCACCTTCGTCAACGGGTTCCACGAGACGTTCCCGATCCGTCACGCCGAGCAGGCGTACGGGTTCGCCGAGGTCGGTCAGACGATCATCAACGCGCCCGACGCGAAGGTGATGCGGGTCTACGTCGACGACGAGCCGCTCTCGCTCGACCTCGCGGACGTGCGCGAGTACGAGCGGGTCCTCGACATGCGCGACGGCGTGCTGCGCCGCCACATCCTGTGGGTGACGCCGTCGGGCAAGGACGTGCGGATCGACTTCGAGCGCATGGTGTCGTTCGAAGAGAAGCACCTCGCGGTCATGACGGTCGACGTCACGGTCCTCAACGCCGACGCCCCGGTCACGATCAACTGCCAGATGCTCAACCGCCAGGATGGCGAGGACGTCTACGGGGGAATGCCCGCCAGCCCGAAGCGGGCGGGATTCGACCCGCGCAAGACCGAGAAGCTCCACGAGCGCGTGCTCGAGCCGCAGGAGTACTGGCAGGACGGCGACCGGTCGGCCCTGTCGTACCGCGCGGCCGAGTCCGGCATGACGATCGCCGTGGTGGCCGACCACGCCATCGAGACCGACAACGAGTACGACTCGCGGTACCTCTGCGAGCAGGACATCGCGAAGAACGTCTTCCGCGTGCAGGCGAAGGCGGGCGTTCCGACCCGCGTCACGAAGATCGTCAGCTACCACACGTCGCGCGGCGTACCGGCCCGCGAGATCGTCGACCGCGGCCGCCGCGCGCTGGACCGCGCCCGCGGACTCGGCGTGCCGGCGCTCTTCGCCGCGCAGCGGGCATGGCTCGACGGCTTCTGGGAGCGCTCGGACGTGCGCATCGGCGGCCACGACGATCTGCAGCAGGCGACGCGGTGGTGCCTCTTCCAGCTCGCGCAGGCGTCGGCGCGCGCCGACGGCCAGGGTGTTCCCGCGAAGGGCATGACCGGCTCGGGCTACAGCGGCCACTACTTCTGGGACACCGAGATCTACGTGCTCCCGTTCCTCGCGTACACGACCCCGCTGTGGGCCCGCAACGCGCTGCGGATGCGGTATCTGATGCTGCCGGCGGCCCGCAAGCGCGCGTACCAGCTCAACGAGCACGGTGCGCTGTTCCCGTGGCGGACGATCAACGGGGAAGAGGCATCCGCGTACTACGCCGCAGGCACCGCGCAGTACCACATCAACGCCGACGTCAGCTTCGCGCTGGCGAAGTACGTGCGCTCGACCGGCGACGTCGAGTTCCTCCACCGCGAGGGCGTGGACATCGCGGTCGAGACCGCGAGGCTGTGGGCGACTCTCGGGTTCTGGCGACAGGTCGACGGGGCGGGGGAGGAGACCTTCCACATCCACGGCGTGACCGGTCCCGACGAGTACACCACCGTCGTCAACGACAACCTGTTCACCAACGTGATGGCGCGGTTCAACCTCCGCTTCGCCGCACGCACGGTGCGCGAGATGGCGGAGCTCGACGGCGAGGACTACCGCAAGATGGTCGACCGGCTCGGCCTGGACCCGGCGGAGCCGGAGGGCTGGGAGCGCGCCGCCGAGGCGATGCACATCCCGTTCAGCTCGGCGCTGGGCATCCACCCGCAGGACCACGTGTTCCTCGAGCGCGAGATCTGGGACCTCGAGAACACCCCTGCCGACAAGCATCCGCTGCTGCTGCACTTCCACCCGCTGGTGATCTACCGGTACCAGGTGCTCAAGCAGGCCGATGTGGTGCTCGCGCTCTTCCTGCAGGGCAACCACTTCTCCGACGAGGACAAGCTGGCCGACTTCGAGTACTACGACCCGCTGACCACCGGCGACTCGACGCTGTCGGCGGTCGTGCAGTCGATCCTCGCCGCCGAGGTCGGCTATCAGGACCTCGCGCTGGAGTACTTCCGCCAGTCGATCTTCGTCGACCTCGCCGACCTGCACCACAACGCCTCGGACGGCGTCCATGTGGCCTCCGCCGGCGGCGTGTGGACCGCGCTCGTATCGGGCTTCGGCGGCATGCGCGACCACTTCGGCGAGCTCTCGTTCGACCCGCGCCTGCCCGCCGACTGGCCCGAGCTCGGCTTCGTGCTGCACTGGCACGGCACCCGCCTGCAGATCACCATCACCCGCGAGGAGCTGCGCGTCGCAGCATCCGACGGCGACCCGGTCGGCTTCAGCGTCCGCGGCACCGGCTACGTCGTCGGCGCCGGAGAAGAGGTCGTGGTGCCCCTCCGCGGCCAGGGCCCCGTCATCGCCGGACGGCCGACCCTGAGGCAGCTGACCGACGTGCAGCGGGAGGACGGCTCGTACCTGTCGGCCTCGGTGCCCACGGTCACCTCGTCGATTCCGATCATCGTCGGGGTGGCGGACCTCGAACACGGTGCGGACGCACTGTGA
- a CDS encoding HAD family hydrolase, whose protein sequence is MESLPDLTDYDAVLFDLDGVLTPTAEVHMHAWESMFTELFTAWEISPPYTERDYFDHLDGKKRYDGVAALLRSRDVEVPWGDPSDPVTADTVCGIGNRKNVVFERVLRAEGIAPYPGSLALLDALAAAGTTVAVVSSSKNAEEVLRAAGIRDRFAVVMDGVIAERDHLASKPAPDVFVEAARMLGVEPGRSAAVEDALSGVASAVAGEFSLVVGVDRGAGDEALRHVGAHIVVKDLAEFVAAPTETSEEPTA, encoded by the coding sequence ATGGAATCCCTGCCCGATCTCACCGACTACGACGCCGTGCTGTTCGATCTGGACGGCGTGCTGACGCCCACCGCGGAAGTGCACATGCACGCGTGGGAGTCGATGTTCACCGAGCTCTTCACCGCGTGGGAGATCAGTCCGCCCTACACGGAGCGCGACTACTTCGACCACCTCGACGGCAAGAAACGCTATGACGGCGTCGCCGCGCTGCTGCGCTCGCGCGACGTCGAGGTGCCGTGGGGCGACCCGTCGGACCCCGTCACCGCCGACACCGTGTGCGGCATCGGCAACCGCAAGAACGTCGTGTTCGAGCGCGTGCTGCGCGCCGAGGGGATCGCGCCGTACCCGGGCTCGCTCGCCCTGCTGGACGCGCTCGCCGCAGCAGGCACGACCGTCGCGGTCGTGTCGAGCTCCAAGAACGCCGAAGAGGTCCTGCGCGCGGCCGGCATCCGCGACCGCTTCGCCGTCGTGATGGACGGCGTCATCGCCGAGCGCGACCACCTCGCATCCAAGCCCGCGCCCGACGTGTTCGTCGAGGCGGCGCGCATGCTCGGCGTCGAACCCGGCCGCAGCGCGGCCGTCGAAGACGCCCTCAGCGGTGTGGCGTCGGCTGTCGCGGGGGAGTTCTCCCTCGTCGTCGGCGTCGATCGCGGAGCCGGAGATGAGGCGCTGCGTCATGTCGGAGCCCACATCGTGGTCAAAGATCTAGCGGAGTTCGTCGCCGCACCCACCGAAACCTCCGAGGAGCCCACCGCATGA